A genomic stretch from Candidatus Omnitrophota bacterium includes:
- a CDS encoding class I SAM-dependent DNA methyltransferase gives MVKKKKDNGANLGFEAKLWQAADKLRNNMDAAEYKHVVLGLIFLKYISDAFEEHYNDLEKELSDSKGEYYLAEPQARYETLNDPDEYRAENVFYVPKKARWDYLQKNAKQPTIGKIIDDAMDAVEKGNSSLRGVLPKNYARSSLDKQRLGELIDLIGTIVLGDKEGRSKDILGRVYEYFLGQFADAEGKKGGQFYTARCIVKLLVEMLEPYKGRVFDPCCGSGGMFVQSEKFVQAHGGRIGDIAVYGQESNQTTWRLCKMNLAIRGIDAHITWNNEGSFLNDAHKDLKADFVIANPPFNDSDWKGELLREDARWKYGVPPAGNANFAWVQHFIHHLSPSGTAGFVLANGSMSSNTSGEGEIRKNIIEANLVDCMISLPSQLFYNTMIPVCLWFVSRDKKNHKFRDRRGEILFIDARNMGAMIDRRHRELTDEEIKKIALTYHAWRGEGGKYKDVRGFCKAVKLDEIQKHGHILTPGRYVGTEEVEEDDELFEKKMQRLTSELYFQFKKSKELEQEIKKNLEGLGYEL, from the coding sequence ATGGTTAAAAAGAAGAAAGACAACGGAGCCAATCTTGGCTTTGAGGCAAAGCTGTGGCAGGCCGCGGATAAGCTCCGTAATAATATGGACGCTGCCGAGTATAAGCATGTTGTCCTGGGGCTTATTTTCTTGAAATACATCTCTGATGCCTTTGAGGAACATTACAATGATTTAGAGAAAGAACTGTCTGATAGTAAGGGCGAATATTATCTTGCCGAGCCGCAGGCGCGGTATGAAACATTGAATGATCCCGATGAATACAGGGCCGAGAATGTCTTTTATGTTCCTAAAAAGGCGCGCTGGGATTATCTGCAGAAGAATGCCAAACAGCCAACCATAGGCAAGATTATTGATGATGCTATGGATGCGGTTGAGAAAGGGAATTCTTCTCTTAGAGGAGTGCTTCCTAAGAATTATGCCCGGTCATCCCTTGATAAGCAGCGCCTTGGCGAACTAATTGATTTGATAGGGACCATAGTGCTTGGCGATAAAGAGGGCCGCAGTAAGGACATTTTAGGCCGTGTATATGAGTATTTTCTCGGCCAATTTGCCGATGCCGAAGGTAAGAAGGGCGGCCAATTTTATACTGCGCGCTGCATTGTTAAGCTGTTGGTTGAAATGCTCGAGCCGTATAAAGGCAGGGTATTTGATCCCTGCTGCGGCTCAGGCGGTATGTTTGTTCAGAGCGAGAAGTTTGTGCAGGCGCACGGCGGACGCATCGGAGATATCGCGGTCTACGGACAGGAATCCAACCAGACAACCTGGCGTCTATGTAAGATGAACCTTGCCATCCGCGGCATAGATGCGCATATTACCTGGAATAATGAAGGCAGCTTTTTGAATGACGCCCACAAGGACCTGAAGGCCGACTTTGTTATCGCCAATCCGCCTTTCAATGACAGCGATTGGAAAGGCGAGCTTCTGCGAGAAGATGCGCGCTGGAAATATGGAGTGCCTCCTGCAGGGAATGCCAACTTTGCCTGGGTGCAGCATTTCATTCATCATCTTTCTCCAAGCGGCACAGCAGGGTTTGTTTTAGCCAATGGCTCTATGTCTTCTAATACCTCTGGTGAAGGCGAAATCCGAAAGAATATCATAGAGGCAAACCTTGTGGACTGCATGATATCGTTACCTTCGCAGCTTTTTTATAACACCATGATTCCCGTATGCCTCTGGTTTGTCTCCCGCGATAAGAAGAACCATAAGTTTAGAGACAGGCGCGGAGAAATTCTCTTTATTGATGCCAGGAATATGGGGGCGATGATTGACAGGCGCCATCGTGAATTAACCGATGAGGAAATAAAAAAGATTGCCTTAACCTATCACGCTTGGAGAGGCGAAGGCGGGAAATATAAAGATGTTAGAGGATTCTGCAAGGCAGTTAAGCTCGATGAGATACAGAAACACGGGCATATTTTGACTCCGGGCAGATATGTCGGAACCGAAGAGGTTGAAGAGGATGATGAGCTTTTTGAAAAGAAAATGCAAAGGCTTACATCTGAGCTTTATTTTCAATTCAAGAAATCAAAAGAGCTTGAGCAAGAAATAAAGAAAAACTTGGAAGGTTTGGGATATGAGCTATGA